One genomic window of Diospyros lotus cultivar Yz01 chromosome 8, ASM1463336v1, whole genome shotgun sequence includes the following:
- the LOC127807270 gene encoding uncharacterized protein LOC127807270 isoform X9, whose product MKKRNSESISLPSSDKKQPNHEINGVKLPRKDGIKKSRPNQGKDSAAKMHSIGPITKDEEEVVETLYALADMFPNSNNKKGLGGELGEEKPSPLPEQESSRPALEDSAAPGKEEQSMPLCPSASAQTANVALVEGSAQDCIEVKCLNEPSQPTFWDGTELGIATSQRNGQAVSLLEKKEPIDWKPPYSAVGCNVQSEICLEIGSKQSYYVEAAACVGRSEVGLGPAAAGSSQLELQHTRKESKNSGPALWPGFSSAVSHGAVAQGPPLQTNTTKIPSWMAVSTSANRPGSAGEESKVPIGRASWKRCSSHVYISRLIKVLQIAENTGRQPTHPIQMTSNEGVHLAANNNLVTARDDLNGAVSADKSPGEVRNAILLHKRLLQDQQQASTTSVLYASKNQRFDLLSLSSGGGGGGRIEATNCNNKIGNWIEPPLTQFHIPYLQSLAQNPKMMPHLALQQNRFSPVPFADHLPAAAAVRQQQQQQVHHLQQASYFGSPLLGSLGSTALPQQQRQQIWTPQYKPVALPIWQNGRQDPASAIQFGQSIPPPPHSSLETLGPKYAPMAHQKQQLVAVTSPLPSARAMGNHLHSGYEINGVASYTDAASLPLQLLCNEHL is encoded by the exons ATGAAGAAGCGCAATAGTGAATCCATTTCACTGCCATCATCTGATAAGAAGCAGCCAAATCATGAGATAAATGGAGTCAAATTACCTAGAAAGGATGGCATCAAGAAATCCAGGCCAAAT CAAGGAAAAGACTCAGCGGCAAAGATGCACAGCATAGGCCCAATCACAAAAGATGAGGAAGAAGTGGTCGAGACTCTGTATGCTTTGGCTGATATGTTCCCTAACAGTAACAATAAGAAAGGTTTGGGTGGTgaattgggagaagaaaaaCCTTCGCCTTTGCCAGAACAGGAGAGTTCAAGGCCTGCACTTGAAG ATTCTGCAGCTCCTGGGAAGGAAGAGCAATCCATGCCGCTTTGCCCTTCTGCATCTGCCCAGACTGCTAATGTTGCCTTGGTAGAAGGTTCAGCTCAAGACTGCATAGAAGTCAAATGTTTGAATGAACCATCACAGCCTACTTTCTGGGATGGCACAGAATTGGGTATCGCCACTTCCCAGAGAAATGGTCAAGCAGTCTCTCTGTTAGAGAAGAAGGAACCCATAGATTGGAAGCCGCCCTACAGTGCTGTTGGTTGCAATGTCCAATCTGAGATATGCCTGGAGATTGG TTCGAAGCAGTCGTATTATGTGGAAGCTGCAGCTTGTGTGGGAAGATCAGAGGTTGGACTGGGACCA GCTGCAGCAGGTAGCAGTCAACTTGAACTACAGCACACCCGGAAGGAGAGCAAAAATAGTG GTCCAGCACTGTGGCCAGGCTTCTCTTCAGCAGTATCCCATGGTGCAGTGGCTCAGGGACCTCCCTTGCA GACAAACACAACGAAGATTCCTTCTTGGATGGCTGTGTCTACATCTGCAAACCGACCTGGTTCAGCTGGAGAG GAATCAAAAGTTCCAATTGGTAGGGCGTCGTGGAAGAGATGTTCATCTCATGTTTATATAAGTCGTCTCATTAAGGTCTTGCAAATTGCGGAGAACACAGGCAGGCAGCCTACACATCCTATTCAGATGACATCAAATGAAGGGGTTCATTTAGCAGCCAACAACAACCTGGTCACGGCGAGAGATGATTTGAATGGAGCTGTTTCTGCTGACAAGAGTCCGGGTGAAGTTAGGAATGCTATTCTTCTGCACAAGAGACTCCTTCAGGATCAACAACAGGCTTCCACCACATCTGTGCTTTATGCATCAAAAAATCAG AGGTTTGATTTGTTGTCCTTGTCAAGTGGAGGAGGAGGGGGTGGTAGGATAGAAGCTACCAATTGTAATAACAAAATTGGAAATTGGATAGAGCCGCCGCTGACACAATTTCATATTCCATATCTGCAATCACTTGCACAGAATCCGAAAATGATGCCCCACCTTGCTCTTCAACAAAATCGTTTTTCCCCAGTTCCTTTTGCCGATCATCTTCCAGCAGCAGCTGCAGtaaggcagcagcagcagcagcag GTACATCATCTTCAGCAGGCCTCCTATTTTGGCAGCCCACTTTTGGGTTCTCTGGGTAGTACTGCATTGCCACAACAGCAGCGGCAACAGATATGGACACCTCAGTACAAGCCCGTGGCACTCCCGATCTGGCAAAATGGACGACAAGACCCGGCCTCTGCGATCCAGTTTGGTCAGTCTATTCCACCGCCTCCACATTCTTCACTAGAAACACTCGGCCCCAAGTATGCTCCCATGGCTCACCAGAAACAGCAGCTCGTTGCTGTTACTTCACCTTTGCCCTCTGCAAGAGCCATGGGGAATCACCTCCATTCTGGATACGAAATCAACGGAGTTGCTTCCTACACCGATGCTGCCTCACTGCCATTGCAATTACTCTGCAACGAACATCTGTAA
- the LOC127807270 gene encoding uncharacterized protein LOC127807270 isoform X7: protein MDKARDVRRGGASRLPPSNRRIMKQSDGNGGDAVFSKKLKREKMRRLNVVGKVRSSHEDGEMGPHNSDGEDDFPPTISKRIKLSRKFFHESGTVDSACVPRKLRSAMKKRNSESISLPSSDKKQPNHEINGVKLPRKDGIKKSRPNQGKDSAAKMHSIGPITKDEEEVVETLYALADMFPNSNNKKGLGGELGEEKPSPLPEQESSRPALEDSAAPGKEEQSMPLCPSASAQTANVALVEGSAQDCIEVKCLNEPSQPTFWDGTELGIATSQRNGQAVSLLEKKEPIDWKPPYSAVGCNVQSEICLEIGSKQSYYVEAAACVGRSEVGLGPAAAGSSQLELQHTRKESKNSGPALWPGFSSAVSHGAVAQGPPLQTNTTKIPSWMAVSTSANRPGSAGEESKVPIGRASWKRCSSHVYISRLIKVLQIAENTGRQPTHPIQMTSNEGVHLAANNNLVTARDDLNGAVSADKSPGEVRNAILLHKRLLQDQQQASTTSVLYASKNQRFDLLSLSSGGGGGGRIEATNCNNKIGNWIEPPLTQFHIPYLQSLAQNPKMMPHLALQQNRFSPVPFADHLPAAAAVRQQQQQQVHHLQQASYFGSPLLGSLGSTALPQQQRQQIWTPQYKPVALPIWQNGRQDPASAIQFGQSIPPPPHSSLETLGPKYAPMAHQKQQLVAVTSPLPSARAMGNHLHSGYEINGVASYTDAASLPLQLLCNEHL from the exons ATGGACAAGGCTCGAGACGTGAGGCGTGGAGGAGCGAGCCGGTTACCGCCTTCGAATCGGCGGATTATGAAGCAATCTG ATGGTAATGGTGGGGATGCTGTTTTCTCCAAGaaattgaagagagagaaaatgaggagatTGAATGTTGTTGGTAAAGTGAGGTCAAGTCACGAAGATGGTGAAATGGGTCCTCATAACTCTGACGGCGAAGATGACTTTCCTCCCACCATTAGCAAGAGAATTAAGCTTTCTAGAAAG tTTTTTCATGAATCTGGTACAGTTGATTCTGCTTGCGTTCCTCGGAAGCTACGGTCAG CCATGAAGAAGCGCAATAGTGAATCCATTTCACTGCCATCATCTGATAAGAAGCAGCCAAATCATGAGATAAATGGAGTCAAATTACCTAGAAAGGATGGCATCAAGAAATCCAGGCCAAAT CAAGGAAAAGACTCAGCGGCAAAGATGCACAGCATAGGCCCAATCACAAAAGATGAGGAAGAAGTGGTCGAGACTCTGTATGCTTTGGCTGATATGTTCCCTAACAGTAACAATAAGAAAGGTTTGGGTGGTgaattgggagaagaaaaaCCTTCGCCTTTGCCAGAACAGGAGAGTTCAAGGCCTGCACTTGAAG ATTCTGCAGCTCCTGGGAAGGAAGAGCAATCCATGCCGCTTTGCCCTTCTGCATCTGCCCAGACTGCTAATGTTGCCTTGGTAGAAGGTTCAGCTCAAGACTGCATAGAAGTCAAATGTTTGAATGAACCATCACAGCCTACTTTCTGGGATGGCACAGAATTGGGTATCGCCACTTCCCAGAGAAATGGTCAAGCAGTCTCTCTGTTAGAGAAGAAGGAACCCATAGATTGGAAGCCGCCCTACAGTGCTGTTGGTTGCAATGTCCAATCTGAGATATGCCTGGAGATTGG TTCGAAGCAGTCGTATTATGTGGAAGCTGCAGCTTGTGTGGGAAGATCAGAGGTTGGACTGGGACCA GCTGCAGCAGGTAGCAGTCAACTTGAACTACAGCACACCCGGAAGGAGAGCAAAAATAGTG GTCCAGCACTGTGGCCAGGCTTCTCTTCAGCAGTATCCCATGGTGCAGTGGCTCAGGGACCTCCCTTGCA GACAAACACAACGAAGATTCCTTCTTGGATGGCTGTGTCTACATCTGCAAACCGACCTGGTTCAGCTGGAGAG GAATCAAAAGTTCCAATTGGTAGGGCGTCGTGGAAGAGATGTTCATCTCATGTTTATATAAGTCGTCTCATTAAGGTCTTGCAAATTGCGGAGAACACAGGCAGGCAGCCTACACATCCTATTCAGATGACATCAAATGAAGGGGTTCATTTAGCAGCCAACAACAACCTGGTCACGGCGAGAGATGATTTGAATGGAGCTGTTTCTGCTGACAAGAGTCCGGGTGAAGTTAGGAATGCTATTCTTCTGCACAAGAGACTCCTTCAGGATCAACAACAGGCTTCCACCACATCTGTGCTTTATGCATCAAAAAATCAG AGGTTTGATTTGTTGTCCTTGTCAAGTGGAGGAGGAGGGGGTGGTAGGATAGAAGCTACCAATTGTAATAACAAAATTGGAAATTGGATAGAGCCGCCGCTGACACAATTTCATATTCCATATCTGCAATCACTTGCACAGAATCCGAAAATGATGCCCCACCTTGCTCTTCAACAAAATCGTTTTTCCCCAGTTCCTTTTGCCGATCATCTTCCAGCAGCAGCTGCAGtaaggcagcagcagcagcagcag GTACATCATCTTCAGCAGGCCTCCTATTTTGGCAGCCCACTTTTGGGTTCTCTGGGTAGTACTGCATTGCCACAACAGCAGCGGCAACAGATATGGACACCTCAGTACAAGCCCGTGGCACTCCCGATCTGGCAAAATGGACGACAAGACCCGGCCTCTGCGATCCAGTTTGGTCAGTCTATTCCACCGCCTCCACATTCTTCACTAGAAACACTCGGCCCCAAGTATGCTCCCATGGCTCACCAGAAACAGCAGCTCGTTGCTGTTACTTCACCTTTGCCCTCTGCAAGAGCCATGGGGAATCACCTCCATTCTGGATACGAAATCAACGGAGTTGCTTCCTACACCGATGCTGCCTCACTGCCATTGCAATTACTCTGCAACGAACATCTGTAA
- the LOC127807270 gene encoding uncharacterized protein LOC127807270 isoform X3, with protein MDKARDVRRGGASRLPPSNRRIMKQSEGLQSRLFDLVKGLDGNGGDAVFSKKLKREKMRRLNVVGKVRSSHEDGEMGPHNSDGEDDFPPTISKRIKLSRKFFHESGTVDSACVPRKLRSAMKKRNSESISLPSSDKKQPNHEINGVKLPRKDGIKKSRPNQGKDSAAKMHSIGPITKDEEEVVETLYALADMFPNSNNKKGLGGELGEEKPSPLPEQESSRPALEAPGKEEQSMPLCPSASAQTANVALVEGSAQDCIEVKCLNEPSQPTFWDGTELGIATSQRNGQAVSLLEKKEPIDWKPPYSAVGCNVQSEICLEIGSKQSYYVEAAACVGRSEVGLGPAAAGSSQLELQHTRKESKNSGPALWPGFSSAVSHGAVAQGPPLQTNTTKIPSWMAVSTSANRPGSAGEESKVPIGRASWKRCSSHVYISRLIKVLQIAENTGRQPTHPIQMTSNEGVHLAANNNLVTARDDLNGAVSADKSPGEVRNAILLHKRLLQDQQQASTTSVLYASKNQRFDLLSLSSGGGGGGRIEATNCNNKIGNWIEPPLTQFHIPYLQSLAQNPKMMPHLALQQNRFSPVPFADHLPAAAAVRQQQQQQVHHLQQASYFGSPLLGSLGSTALPQQQRQQIWTPQYKPVALPIWQNGRQDPASAIQFGQSIPPPPHSSLETLGPKYAPMAHQKQQLVAVTSPLPSARAMGNHLHSGYEINGVASYTDAASLPLQLLCNEHL; from the exons ATGGACAAGGCTCGAGACGTGAGGCGTGGAGGAGCGAGCCGGTTACCGCCTTCGAATCGGCGGATTATGAAGCAATCTG AAGGCCTGCAATCGCGTTTGTTTGATTTGGTTAAAGGTTTAGATGGTAATGGTGGGGATGCTGTTTTCTCCAAGaaattgaagagagagaaaatgaggagatTGAATGTTGTTGGTAAAGTGAGGTCAAGTCACGAAGATGGTGAAATGGGTCCTCATAACTCTGACGGCGAAGATGACTTTCCTCCCACCATTAGCAAGAGAATTAAGCTTTCTAGAAAG tTTTTTCATGAATCTGGTACAGTTGATTCTGCTTGCGTTCCTCGGAAGCTACGGTCAG CCATGAAGAAGCGCAATAGTGAATCCATTTCACTGCCATCATCTGATAAGAAGCAGCCAAATCATGAGATAAATGGAGTCAAATTACCTAGAAAGGATGGCATCAAGAAATCCAGGCCAAAT CAAGGAAAAGACTCAGCGGCAAAGATGCACAGCATAGGCCCAATCACAAAAGATGAGGAAGAAGTGGTCGAGACTCTGTATGCTTTGGCTGATATGTTCCCTAACAGTAACAATAAGAAAGGTTTGGGTGGTgaattgggagaagaaaaaCCTTCGCCTTTGCCAGAACAGGAGAGTTCAAGGCCTGCACTTGAAG CTCCTGGGAAGGAAGAGCAATCCATGCCGCTTTGCCCTTCTGCATCTGCCCAGACTGCTAATGTTGCCTTGGTAGAAGGTTCAGCTCAAGACTGCATAGAAGTCAAATGTTTGAATGAACCATCACAGCCTACTTTCTGGGATGGCACAGAATTGGGTATCGCCACTTCCCAGAGAAATGGTCAAGCAGTCTCTCTGTTAGAGAAGAAGGAACCCATAGATTGGAAGCCGCCCTACAGTGCTGTTGGTTGCAATGTCCAATCTGAGATATGCCTGGAGATTGG TTCGAAGCAGTCGTATTATGTGGAAGCTGCAGCTTGTGTGGGAAGATCAGAGGTTGGACTGGGACCA GCTGCAGCAGGTAGCAGTCAACTTGAACTACAGCACACCCGGAAGGAGAGCAAAAATAGTG GTCCAGCACTGTGGCCAGGCTTCTCTTCAGCAGTATCCCATGGTGCAGTGGCTCAGGGACCTCCCTTGCA GACAAACACAACGAAGATTCCTTCTTGGATGGCTGTGTCTACATCTGCAAACCGACCTGGTTCAGCTGGAGAG GAATCAAAAGTTCCAATTGGTAGGGCGTCGTGGAAGAGATGTTCATCTCATGTTTATATAAGTCGTCTCATTAAGGTCTTGCAAATTGCGGAGAACACAGGCAGGCAGCCTACACATCCTATTCAGATGACATCAAATGAAGGGGTTCATTTAGCAGCCAACAACAACCTGGTCACGGCGAGAGATGATTTGAATGGAGCTGTTTCTGCTGACAAGAGTCCGGGTGAAGTTAGGAATGCTATTCTTCTGCACAAGAGACTCCTTCAGGATCAACAACAGGCTTCCACCACATCTGTGCTTTATGCATCAAAAAATCAG AGGTTTGATTTGTTGTCCTTGTCAAGTGGAGGAGGAGGGGGTGGTAGGATAGAAGCTACCAATTGTAATAACAAAATTGGAAATTGGATAGAGCCGCCGCTGACACAATTTCATATTCCATATCTGCAATCACTTGCACAGAATCCGAAAATGATGCCCCACCTTGCTCTTCAACAAAATCGTTTTTCCCCAGTTCCTTTTGCCGATCATCTTCCAGCAGCAGCTGCAGtaaggcagcagcagcagcagcag GTACATCATCTTCAGCAGGCCTCCTATTTTGGCAGCCCACTTTTGGGTTCTCTGGGTAGTACTGCATTGCCACAACAGCAGCGGCAACAGATATGGACACCTCAGTACAAGCCCGTGGCACTCCCGATCTGGCAAAATGGACGACAAGACCCGGCCTCTGCGATCCAGTTTGGTCAGTCTATTCCACCGCCTCCACATTCTTCACTAGAAACACTCGGCCCCAAGTATGCTCCCATGGCTCACCAGAAACAGCAGCTCGTTGCTGTTACTTCACCTTTGCCCTCTGCAAGAGCCATGGGGAATCACCTCCATTCTGGATACGAAATCAACGGAGTTGCTTCCTACACCGATGCTGCCTCACTGCCATTGCAATTACTCTGCAACGAACATCTGTAA
- the LOC127807270 gene encoding uncharacterized protein LOC127807270 isoform X6 produces the protein MDKARDVRRGGASRLPPSNRRIMKQSGLDGNGGDAVFSKKLKREKMRRLNVVGKVRSSHEDGEMGPHNSDGEDDFPPTISKRIKLSRKFFHESGTVDSACVPRKLRSAMKKRNSESISLPSSDKKQPNHEINGVKLPRKDGIKKSRPNQGKDSAAKMHSIGPITKDEEEVVETLYALADMFPNSNNKKGLGGELGEEKPSPLPEQESSRPALEDSAAPGKEEQSMPLCPSASAQTANVALVEGSAQDCIEVKCLNEPSQPTFWDGTELGIATSQRNGQAVSLLEKKEPIDWKPPYSAVGCNVQSEICLEIGSKQSYYVEAAACVGRSEVGLGPAAAGSSQLELQHTRKESKNSGPALWPGFSSAVSHGAVAQGPPLQTNTTKIPSWMAVSTSANRPGSAGEESKVPIGRASWKRCSSHVYISRLIKVLQIAENTGRQPTHPIQMTSNEGVHLAANNNLVTARDDLNGAVSADKSPGEVRNAILLHKRLLQDQQQASTTSVLYASKNQRFDLLSLSSGGGGGGRIEATNCNNKIGNWIEPPLTQFHIPYLQSLAQNPKMMPHLALQQNRFSPVPFADHLPAAAAVRQQQQQQVHHLQQASYFGSPLLGSLGSTALPQQQRQQIWTPQYKPVALPIWQNGRQDPASAIQFGQSIPPPPHSSLETLGPKYAPMAHQKQQLVAVTSPLPSARAMGNHLHSGYEINGVASYTDAASLPLQLLCNEHL, from the exons ATGGACAAGGCTCGAGACGTGAGGCGTGGAGGAGCGAGCCGGTTACCGCCTTCGAATCGGCGGATTATGAAGCAATCTG GTTTAGATGGTAATGGTGGGGATGCTGTTTTCTCCAAGaaattgaagagagagaaaatgaggagatTGAATGTTGTTGGTAAAGTGAGGTCAAGTCACGAAGATGGTGAAATGGGTCCTCATAACTCTGACGGCGAAGATGACTTTCCTCCCACCATTAGCAAGAGAATTAAGCTTTCTAGAAAG tTTTTTCATGAATCTGGTACAGTTGATTCTGCTTGCGTTCCTCGGAAGCTACGGTCAG CCATGAAGAAGCGCAATAGTGAATCCATTTCACTGCCATCATCTGATAAGAAGCAGCCAAATCATGAGATAAATGGAGTCAAATTACCTAGAAAGGATGGCATCAAGAAATCCAGGCCAAAT CAAGGAAAAGACTCAGCGGCAAAGATGCACAGCATAGGCCCAATCACAAAAGATGAGGAAGAAGTGGTCGAGACTCTGTATGCTTTGGCTGATATGTTCCCTAACAGTAACAATAAGAAAGGTTTGGGTGGTgaattgggagaagaaaaaCCTTCGCCTTTGCCAGAACAGGAGAGTTCAAGGCCTGCACTTGAAG ATTCTGCAGCTCCTGGGAAGGAAGAGCAATCCATGCCGCTTTGCCCTTCTGCATCTGCCCAGACTGCTAATGTTGCCTTGGTAGAAGGTTCAGCTCAAGACTGCATAGAAGTCAAATGTTTGAATGAACCATCACAGCCTACTTTCTGGGATGGCACAGAATTGGGTATCGCCACTTCCCAGAGAAATGGTCAAGCAGTCTCTCTGTTAGAGAAGAAGGAACCCATAGATTGGAAGCCGCCCTACAGTGCTGTTGGTTGCAATGTCCAATCTGAGATATGCCTGGAGATTGG TTCGAAGCAGTCGTATTATGTGGAAGCTGCAGCTTGTGTGGGAAGATCAGAGGTTGGACTGGGACCA GCTGCAGCAGGTAGCAGTCAACTTGAACTACAGCACACCCGGAAGGAGAGCAAAAATAGTG GTCCAGCACTGTGGCCAGGCTTCTCTTCAGCAGTATCCCATGGTGCAGTGGCTCAGGGACCTCCCTTGCA GACAAACACAACGAAGATTCCTTCTTGGATGGCTGTGTCTACATCTGCAAACCGACCTGGTTCAGCTGGAGAG GAATCAAAAGTTCCAATTGGTAGGGCGTCGTGGAAGAGATGTTCATCTCATGTTTATATAAGTCGTCTCATTAAGGTCTTGCAAATTGCGGAGAACACAGGCAGGCAGCCTACACATCCTATTCAGATGACATCAAATGAAGGGGTTCATTTAGCAGCCAACAACAACCTGGTCACGGCGAGAGATGATTTGAATGGAGCTGTTTCTGCTGACAAGAGTCCGGGTGAAGTTAGGAATGCTATTCTTCTGCACAAGAGACTCCTTCAGGATCAACAACAGGCTTCCACCACATCTGTGCTTTATGCATCAAAAAATCAG AGGTTTGATTTGTTGTCCTTGTCAAGTGGAGGAGGAGGGGGTGGTAGGATAGAAGCTACCAATTGTAATAACAAAATTGGAAATTGGATAGAGCCGCCGCTGACACAATTTCATATTCCATATCTGCAATCACTTGCACAGAATCCGAAAATGATGCCCCACCTTGCTCTTCAACAAAATCGTTTTTCCCCAGTTCCTTTTGCCGATCATCTTCCAGCAGCAGCTGCAGtaaggcagcagcagcagcagcag GTACATCATCTTCAGCAGGCCTCCTATTTTGGCAGCCCACTTTTGGGTTCTCTGGGTAGTACTGCATTGCCACAACAGCAGCGGCAACAGATATGGACACCTCAGTACAAGCCCGTGGCACTCCCGATCTGGCAAAATGGACGACAAGACCCGGCCTCTGCGATCCAGTTTGGTCAGTCTATTCCACCGCCTCCACATTCTTCACTAGAAACACTCGGCCCCAAGTATGCTCCCATGGCTCACCAGAAACAGCAGCTCGTTGCTGTTACTTCACCTTTGCCCTCTGCAAGAGCCATGGGGAATCACCTCCATTCTGGATACGAAATCAACGGAGTTGCTTCCTACACCGATGCTGCCTCACTGCCATTGCAATTACTCTGCAACGAACATCTGTAA